A single region of the Corallococcus caeni genome encodes:
- a CDS encoding cupin domain-containing protein — protein MDVKQLSAFQGFSTEKLQKHTVFQSGRFFLDVYCLAPGQAQKPHRHATSDKVYLVLEGSCRFRIGDEEAAHGPGSTLFAPAGTEHGVVNDGPDNARLLVLMTPPPEHA, from the coding sequence ATGGATGTGAAGCAGCTTTCGGCCTTCCAGGGCTTCTCGACAGAGAAGCTCCAGAAGCACACCGTGTTCCAGTCCGGTCGCTTCTTCCTCGACGTCTACTGCCTGGCCCCGGGCCAGGCGCAGAAGCCCCACCGGCACGCCACGTCCGACAAGGTGTACCTCGTGCTGGAGGGGAGCTGCCGCTTCCGCATCGGCGACGAGGAAGCGGCGCATGGCCCCGGCTCCACCCTCTTCGCCCCCGCGGGCACCGAACACGGCGTCGTCAACGACGGCCCGGACAACGCCCGCCTCCTCGTCCTGATGACCCCGCCTCCGGAGCACGCATGA